From the genome of Mycoplasma sp. 1578d:
ATCTATATCCATTTTTTGTGGTTCGAGTTTAATTTCTTTTTCTAATAACTTAACTATTTTAATTTCTTGTCCTGGTCGCACAATGTACTTTGGTTTAATTACATTGCTTTGGTTCACATAAACAGCTCTTTGTTGAATTAGTTCTTTAATATCATTTCGCGATATCTCTGTGTGATCACAAATATACTTATCAATTCTTTCTTTATATTCAACTTTAAGAAATATCATGTTATTTAAATTATACTTTTTTTACAAAATAAAAAAGTAAATTTAGCAAAATATTCATTTATTTGCTAATTTAATTTATTCATATTTTATGGTCATTTATTAATTGCAACTTAAAATTTATCTAAAAAAATAAACTTTCTAAATGATGGATGTTCCTTATTAATTTATAATTAAAATAATATTATAAATTTATCAAGCAAGGAGATAAGGTGACTCAAAAAGAACGTAAGAGTATTTTAAAAAATATTGAAGTTTGAAAAAATAGACTGCTTGATTTAAGCATGAAAAATCAATCAATCAATTATCGAAAGACAAAATCGCAAACTGTAGAAATACTCAGTCCAAGTGTGGAAGTTTTTTTAAACAGGTTTTATGGGCTGAAAAATTTACAATTTGCCAATTTATTTGGTAATGTTGTTGATGATTTTGAAGAAGAAAACGGACCAAAAAAAGTTAAAGGAAAGCGTGTTTCCTTTGGAATTGAATTAGAACAAAAAGATAAATATTTTAAAAATGAAATCTTTCCATTAATAACTGCTTTCCAAAAAAAATATAAAGGTAATTATTTATGTTCAAACCTTTATGACACTGTTCAAAATCGAAATCTTTCAAATTTGATGAAAAAATCAAATTTGTTTAAGGAAGAAAACGGTATTAACGTTTTATATTTTGCTGTAGGTTTTTTAGAATGATATGAAAACAAAGAATCTGATGATAAGCATTTAGCACCAATCTTATTTGTGCCGGTTGAACTTTCAAAAGATGCGTACAATTCACCTTATAAAGTTAACTTTCTTGATGATGAATTCCTACTTAATGAATCGTTTATTCAAAAATTAATTAATGATTATAGCGTTAATTTAAACTATAAATTTGAAGCAGATAAGTCAAATTATGAGCTTTTTGTTGACTATAAAAATTTTATTCTTGAACAAGTTAAAAAAATTAATGATAAAAGATGAAAAATTATTGAAGAAATTGATTTAGGAATTTTTTCATTCTCAAGAATTAATATGGTCAAAGATCTTGAAGAAAACACTGAAAAAGTAATTAATAATCAATTTGTTAAATTGATTTCAGGTCTTAAAGATCCAGTTCAAAACATTAAATTTACCGAAAAAGACATTGATGATGTGGTTAATCCGGCTGAATACTTTCATACTTATAATGCCGATTCATCACAAGAGATAGCTATTCAAGCTGCTATTAGTGGAAAAAGCTTTGTCCTTCAAGGTCCTCCAGGCACAGGAAAATCACAAACCATTACAAATATTATCACTGAGTTGATTGCTAGGGATAAAAAAGTACTTTTTGTCGCTGAGAAACAAGCTGCTCTTGAAGTGGTTTATAATAATTTAAAAAGAATTGGACTTAATGATTATGTTTTACCAATTCACAATACTAAATTAGATAAAAAAATTGTTCTGCACGAACTTGCTTCGACACTAGAAAAAGGACAACATAACATCTCAATTGAAGATACTTTTCATAAAGATGCAGTTAATAAATTTAACGTTTCTCATCAAGAGTTGTTAAATTATCCGCAAGGATTACAAAATATTTTTCAACCAATTAATAAATCAATTTATCAACTTTATGGAGCTTATTTTAAATATGCTAAACATCCTGAAATTATATTTGATATTCAGGATGTGGAAAAAGTTTCTGAACAAGAATTACTAAAAAGAAGAAAACTGATTGATTCATTCCACAACGCCTTAAATATTAACGATTTTGACATTTCCAAAAATGATTGATACGGATTAATTTATGAAGAAATGTCTCTCAAGCAAAGAGAAAAAACAGTCGAAAATCTTATCCAATTCAGAAACACTTTGCATGAAGCCATTAATTTTGCTAATCAATATCCATTTTTAAGAATTAAAAAAGATATTATCTTAAAAAGCATAGAAATTTATCAACAAACTCTTGAGCACTTAACTAAAATTTCTTCAATTAACTCAACGATTATGTCAAATCCTAATATTGAAGTAGATGTTGAGCATTACAATTCATTAGTTAAAATTCGTGGACAAATTGAAGAGCTTAAATCAAGAATCAAACACAAGTATAATCTTGAAGTAATTAACTTGGATGCGGTTAATTATAAAAATCAACTCTCTTTCTTTAACACTGGTTCAAAACGTTTCTTTTATCCAGGATATAAAAAGATTAAAAATCGTATTTATGCCTATAAACTAACAGATGAAAAGCTCACATATGCTGAATTACTTAACCTTTTCAATATTATTGAAGAAATTCAAGAAAAAGAAAAAGAATTTACTGATATTAGCAAACTTGTTAGTTATAGAGTACCATTAAATGAATTTGCATTTTTAAAAAATACTTATGAGCATATTGATTGATTTAATACTTTTAAACAACTAAGCCACTCTTTAGAATGAGATTCAAAATATATTTATCATCTTTTTGCATTTGCTTTAATCCAAAAAGACCAAGCAAGAGAACTATCTGCACAATTTAATGAGATTTTTAATAAATTGCAAAAACATATTCATATCTTTAGACAAGATTTTAACACTGAATTCTTTGATATTGATGGATATACTTTTGATAAATTAGATAAAAAACTTGATAAAGCAATTCATAATAATGAACATTTAACTACAATTTTAGAGTTTAATCGTGTTTATAAATTAATGAAACAAAATCATCTTCAAGAATACGCTGATGCATTGATTCAAAGAAATATTAAACAGGATTACTTTGCAATTTATTTAAGAAGATTTTATTTATTACTTATTGATAAATATCAAGCCGAATTATTCCCTGACTTTAACGGTGAGGTCATGGATTCAATCCGTAAAACCTTTGCTCAATCAGATGCAATTATTCAGTCAATGGCTAAAACTAAAGTGGAAATGTCAATTATTGAAAAAATCCCAAATTACAATAGTATTGAAGGGCTGAATTCAGAGGTTTCAATTTTAAGAACTGAAGCAAACAAATCAAGAAGAATCATGCCATTTAGATTATTGTTTGACAAAATCCCAACTTTAATCACTAAACTTAAACCATGTTTAATGATGTCACCACTTTCAGTGTCTTCATTACTTAAAAATTCAAACTTAGAATTTGATGTAGTTATTTTTGATGAGGCCTCGCAGGTTCGTCCTGAAAATGCAATCGGAGCTTTATCAAGAGCTTCTCAATTCATTATTTCAGGAGATAAGGAACAACTTCCGCCTACAGATTTCTTTGCTCACTTTGATGAAGATGATTCATTAGATGATAATTCTTGAGATACTACTGCTTTTGATTCAATTCTTGAAGTTGCTAATATTGTATTACCAACAATTAAACTTAAATGACACTACCGTAGTAAGTTTGATGAATTAATTCACCCTTCAAACAAAGAAATTTATAATGAATTAATTACCTTCCCCGCTTCAAAAATCCCATCTAAATTTGAAGGAGTCTCACACGAGCATGTTCGTGGTCAATTTATTGACTCGGTCAACCAGGTTGAAGCTGATAAAGTCGTAGAACTTGTTATTGAAATCATTCGAAAATACGGTACCAGAAGAACTGTGGGGGTTGTTACCTTCAACACCCAACAAAGAGATTTGATTGAACGGAAAATTAACTTACTCAGACGGAAAACTAATGAATTTGAACATTTCTTTAATGCTTGAGAAATTGAAAAATTCTTTGTTAAAAACATTGAAACTG
Proteins encoded in this window:
- a CDS encoding DUF4011 domain-containing protein, whose translation is MTQKERKSILKNIEVWKNRLLDLSMKNQSINYRKTKSQTVEILSPSVEVFLNRFYGLKNLQFANLFGNVVDDFEEENGPKKVKGKRVSFGIELEQKDKYFKNEIFPLITAFQKKYKGNYLCSNLYDTVQNRNLSNLMKKSNLFKEENGINVLYFAVGFLEWYENKESDDKHLAPILFVPVELSKDAYNSPYKVNFLDDEFLLNESFIQKLINDYSVNLNYKFEADKSNYELFVDYKNFILEQVKKINDKRWKIIEEIDLGIFSFSRINMVKDLEENTEKVINNQFVKLISGLKDPVQNIKFTEKDIDDVVNPAEYFHTYNADSSQEIAIQAAISGKSFVLQGPPGTGKSQTITNIITELIARDKKVLFVAEKQAALEVVYNNLKRIGLNDYVLPIHNTKLDKKIVLHELASTLEKGQHNISIEDTFHKDAVNKFNVSHQELLNYPQGLQNIFQPINKSIYQLYGAYFKYAKHPEIIFDIQDVEKVSEQELLKRRKLIDSFHNALNINDFDISKNDWYGLIYEEMSLKQREKTVENLIQFRNTLHEAINFANQYPFLRIKKDIILKSIEIYQQTLEHLTKISSINSTIMSNPNIEVDVEHYNSLVKIRGQIEELKSRIKHKYNLEVINLDAVNYKNQLSFFNTGSKRFFYPGYKKIKNRIYAYKLTDEKLTYAELLNLFNIIEEIQEKEKEFTDISKLVSYRVPLNEFAFLKNTYEHIDWFNTFKQLSHSLEWDSKYIYHLFAFALIQKDQARELSAQFNEIFNKLQKHIHIFRQDFNTEFFDIDGYTFDKLDKKLDKAIHNNEHLTTILEFNRVYKLMKQNHLQEYADALIQRNIKQDYFAIYLRRFYLLLIDKYQAELFPDFNGEVMDSIRKTFAQSDAIIQSMAKTKVEMSIIEKIPNYNSIEGLNSEVSILRTEANKSRRIMPFRLLFDKIPTLITKLKPCLMMSPLSVSSLLKNSNLEFDVVIFDEASQVRPENAIGALSRASQFIISGDKEQLPPTDFFAHFDEDDSLDDNSWDTTAFDSILEVANIVLPTIKLKWHYRSKFDELIHPSNKEIYNELITFPASKIPSKFEGVSHEHVRGQFIDSVNQVEADKVVELVIEIIRKYGTRRTVGVVTFNTQQRDLIERKINLLRRKTNEFEHFFNAWEIEKFFVKNIETVQGDERDIIILSVGYGPNAKGIMTMNFGPLNQQNGYRRLNVAVTRAKTAVIVVSSFLENDIDLSRTNSRGAKFLKNYIRYAASANKHIEETNQYVSEFDSPFEDDVYNELKERGYNVVKRIGSSGYKIDLAILDPKKPGHYILGIECDGSVYKTSRSSRDREILRQRVLEGRKWNIYRIWSTDWYKNKTKQVERLTKFIEHLTNNKTTRTNSNTSDMDALKINVPVEIKQKAIEKIQFNPYPNYEQLFDKIQKSNSESKTDFVWALISELHPIHYDELKKFIPRMFGRKTFTAALKEELDAILNELSQKYFIDFEADFIVAKDQIIEFREHQKNSSKRDFARIHLNEVEHFLSTFIVATKNLSLNDIMMTFSKYCGFTTITPVSKDLILRAIDNLINNGLIQVNDDILYLQEQSML